In Telopea speciosissima isolate NSW1024214 ecotype Mountain lineage chromosome 10, Tspe_v1, whole genome shotgun sequence, the DNA window gtctcgcgGTGCGTCGTTCATTCGGTTATTTCCCTTGTTCTCGGACTCTTCTCCGCTATTCGTCCTCTCCGAGCCgcccagaaaataccgacctccttgctaccgagccggctggttcaatttcctgccctgttcgtGGACTTGggcgatgctcttgctcatcccgcCGAGCGACTCTGCTAGGGCgtggaggtggagtcttctgacgagacgggtgtgaggatGCGGCTCAGCTTGGCTAGGCCCTatgccggccaccattttgctgcaagttcCTCTATGCACGGACCGGAGCTGGAGGGGGCGCGGCCAgcggttggcccatcagcccacctcgggccatctggttcatgaaggtgagcagcatctcgttggtgtggagcatctgcaactgcaagtccataacctgtcgattatttgccggggctttGGGGTCCAACCTCTTCGGCAAGGGTGGCGGCGCTGGTAGGCccatcccatccaaggttgccTCGGCCTGTATCCGGCCAGCTGCGGTCGTGGTTAGCGCCGCTCCCCCATTCCCTCCATCCGgtgggggaatggtgcccgtgatgggctgcgcaccccctgcccgagggggtcttctgtttatcccctgccgagaggcttcggggggcgggGATCGCCTCGTCTGCCCAACGGGCTGCGGCTCGTCCGtccgggaagtcgagccatgctgccctgacctcgtgtgcaccattattactgctcttggaattggtagaaacgacgatgcttgccgatgtcgttcccacagacggcgccaaatctgttgcgtatgaaaacctccggtgcttggttcgcccgcggatgagcctgtaaaacccaagcaatgagcacaagagggccggtgtggctccggcctaggactctccgatgctcaagtcaggtctccaatgcaacagcgtaactgctagtaaaagtgagatgatgaatagtgctccatacctgggtatttatagagtgaggaggagatgagactgttggaagagtcctagtatggtaggagtccttctttcggaaggttctctcgtaTAGAGCCGTGAGTTGCAGAAGAGGGGAGAATACGGACAAGAGATAAAGGGAATGAGGATGGCAAAATTCCATCAGACATGAAATTCTTACTATTTGGCCAGAGGTAAGAGGGGATTGGGCGGAGCCGCGAGTTGCAGTGAGTGAGGAGAAAGTAtttgaaaaaggaaaggaagttgtttcgttttttttttttttaaattatgttGATAAATACAAAAGTCTTTTACATGTATTTGAAAAAGTAATTAAAAGGTAACCGTATAGGAGAAGTATCTACCATTACTTTATCCTTGGATGATTCAGATTAAAATACTTTAATCTGACAGTTACTAAAAATCAGTAAAAACAATTCCTCTTATACATGACCGTGCATGAAACCtttccccaattttttttgttctttaaatttATAAGATTTTGTGAgaattcttttccccttttcttcttcattcatttCTTGCCAAGCAAACACCGCTCAAAAGGGTCATGAATCTACGTATCAACGACCGTGCATGAAAccttttctcaaattttttgtttctttaaatTTATAAGATTTTGTGAGaagtctttttcctttttcttcttcattcatttCTTGCCAAGCAAACACCGCTCAAAAGGATCATGATCTACATATCAACGAGCTGCTGGCGCCAAACGAGAGAAGAAATTCAAATTGAAACCTCCTGATCGGACACAGTTAAAACTCTGTGGCTTCAGAGTTGAGGTTCTATAAGTAGCAATCAATTTCAGACTCCGCTTACAAATCTGTTGCGAAAATTTCTAAACCTTAAGAAAACTCTCTCCGATTGGAAGTAACATTCGATTTCAGACTCCGCGTGCAAATCTGTTGCGAAAGTTTCCAAACCTGAAGAACACTCTTTCggtctttcttctctccaacTAGAACGAAAATGATCGAGTTAAAGTGAGTAATAGTTTGATTCGCTTCCTGTTTCGTCTCTGTTCGGCAATGTTGTATCGGACAATATAAttgatctttgtttttttttttggatttcttcGTCTGATGGAGCTCAGATCCGAAGAACAGAACCAACTACAGCTCGTTGAAAGAGAAGAGTTTGATGACGAGGAGGAGTTGTTTGAAGCGATCGATAAACGTAAATAATTAGCTtgctttcactttttttttttttcagtttagaATCCTAGATTTTCAGTTCCTGATAGTTTTCAGCGTTTTTCCTCATTCGCAATTGTCCTTCAAAAGATTAACTTAATTTGACTTAGTTTTCATGGAGAACAAAGCTCTACTGATCTTCGTCTTGATCCTTTCGACCTTTCACATATACAAGAGATATGAAGCCAGAAATcgttttatttttataacatCGGTGATTTTCGCTTACAAACATTTAATTCCTCCGTAATTTAATGGACTAGTTAAGATTTtatgcattttttgttttatctgGATTTATGGAACCAAAATCGGATTTATATCTATTCTGATCCTCAGATGTAGGTTTATCAGTGTCACCACACACTTATCCTGACAATCTAGGCGTTCAATTCTCCCCTGaattcctttgtttttctttggttctcAATATTTTCCACCATGCGTGCTTTTATTGCAGTAATTTCTCAAGGAATCAATGCTGGAGACATTAAAAAGCTTCAGGATGCCGGAATCTACACCTGCAATGGCTTGATGATGCATACGAAAAAGGTGAAGTGTCTATCTGAATTTAAATCCGGGGATCTATGATGTTGTCTCGTGCTCTTTTTATATTCTTCTCTGTATCGCAGAGCTTGACAGGGATAAAAGGATTATCTGAGGCGAAAGTTGATAAGATCTGTGAAGCTGCTGAAAAGATGGTGGTAAGAGCCTCGATCTTCTTGAAACCAAGTTTGATTCCATATATATGCGGTTTTTTTTATAGGTACTTTTGTAACAACATTATATCTGCGCTTTGTTCTCATTACAATTCCTTTTcttatatatttcttttcaGAATATTGGTTACATGACTGGAAGTGATGTTCTGCTCAGAGTAAGATCAcaatttctgtagttttttggattAAAGTTTATCATACACGTTCGAATGCAATTTGTTCGTGAAATTTTTGGGGACTGTTCACCATGATATTGGACTCTGGAGATCCCGCTCCACTGGATACGGTCAAGACTCGAGTGCGGGAAAGTGGAAACGCCTGTTAGAGAACATTTCCAAAATTGTCAAAATCTTTGATCCTTAAGAAGCCTAATGCTAAATTATTGGTTGCTTGTAGAGGAAGTCTGTGGTTCGGATCACGACGGGAAGCCAGGCCCTAGATGATCTGTTAGGCGGTATAATACATACTAGTTGTTTGCTTCTGGGTGGTTGAATGATTGATTTATTTCATCTTTTGTACGTTCATCAATTCTGAATGCTCTTTTAATCTTTGAAGGTGGAATCGAAACTCTACAAATAACAGAAGCTTTTGGAGAATTCCGGTGAGAAACATTCCGATTTAAATTTCCCTCAACTTTCAATCCACATGCGATTAATTAATGCCTTCCAAGAAGAGTACATTGTTGACCTTTTTGCTGATCCTGCTATAATTAACGTGATAGGTCCGGGAAAACTCAGCTTGCACATACCCTATGCGTCTCCACACAGGTTCCTTTATTTCCTTTGCTCTTGCCGACTTGTACAGTTGTAAATGAAACGTAAATCTCCTTGAAATTGTCtgcttaaattaaaattaaaaggtATGCACGTTACGACATGCAAATTGTAAGCAGTCACCATTCGCTGGCTTGAGGCTCTGTTCAAGCCGTTGGATTAATATGCATGTGTTGGCATCTCTACTGCAGATTCCTATCTCAACGGTTCTAATAGTGGTCTTGTTTGAGGAGGTTCAATGGACTCACCAAATTGAAAACACCTGACATATATGATTTTTACCTTTATTCTGTGTTTGTTTTACCCCTCCCATTTGAAATCATTTTGCAGCTTCCTCTTAACATGCGCGGTGGGAACGGGAAGGTTGCTTACATCGACACCGAAGGAACTTTGTATCCTTTTGTCATAACTTTGACATGCATCTTAGGAGCAATTTTCACAAATTGAGAAACAAAAggagaaaatgaaaaggaaagaaacaagtAAAATAGTTCGGAGTCTGTCTAGTTTTATGAATGGATGACAAGTTTTTGTGAGTTTTCCTTCTCAATTTATTCTGCTTACAGTCGACCAGATCGGATTGTGCCAATAGCTGAAAGGTTCGGCATGGATGCAGGAGCAGTCCTTGACAATGTAAGGCTTTATTTTTCACTTATCTTAGCAGTTAGCAGTTAGCAGTGCACTGTGAAAAGTTAATGCTTTCTCTTCAAATGGCTATTAGACTGCATATCTTAGGTAAAATGAGCAAAATCAGTCCACTAGATGACctcatttaaaaagaaaaatggaagtagAACACACTTTGAAGCTTCCACCAATATTTTCGAGTGATTCTAAAATACCTACTCATGTTTGGTTAAGTAAAAATGATGAATAATTTTGCCATACTCTTAACATCAATACATGAACTGGAATTTGGATCCTTTGACCTCAGAAATCTGAATATGACAGCAAGTTACATAAATATTGATTCATAAATCTGAAAGGTGGGTTGGTTCCATCTATCTTGTTTTCCATGCTTGGAGTCTTGTCCCTGATAAATATAAACAGACAGTTGataatttttttgttggttgCACACAAAGATTATATATGCACGTGCTTACACATATGAGCATCAGTACAACCTTCTTCTTGGTCTCGCATCCAAAATGGCtgaagaaccattcagacttcTGGTGAGTTGATACTATGCTATTATGGTAAGATATGAAGACATTATGCTGgacttgttttttttaaagtattactATGATATTTTCAGATAGTCGATTCGATTATTGCTCTGTTTCGAGTAGATTTCACAGGAAGAGGTGAGCTGGCAGAGCGCCAGGTGAGCTAAACACACCCTCAGATTTATCCACTTAATTGAACACTTACAAGTTTCCCTTGCCCGTTTCTTAGTTTTTGACATCAGTGTCACCATATTACAACTTTTGGTTGGCATTGGCAGCAAAAACTTGCACAGATGCTCTCCCGTTTGACAAAGATAGCTGAGGAGTTCAATGTTGCAGTATACATGACCAACCAAGGTACCATATTCCTATATTCATCATAACTGATTAGGGTCTACACCGTGTAAGAATGGACTATCATCAGTGCTCAAAAGTGTTTTGTAACCCATCCAGAATAAAAACCAAGAATTAGCTTAATTGAAAATTGCAACCAAAGATTGCATATCATGGCAAAGTGGGTTGCAATGCAAGTCCATTGGTATTGTCTGTATTATATTTATCACTGTGTTAATGGCTGCAGTTATTGCTGATCCGGGTGGAGGAGTTTTCATATCAGACCCAAAGAAACCAGCAGGAGGGCACGTCCTTGCCCATGCTGCCACAGTTAGATTGATGTTTAGGAAGGGCAAAGGGGAACAGCGAGTCTGCAAGGTCTATGATGCCCCTAATCTGCCCGAGGCTGAAGCCATATCcttttgaattttagttcttACTGACATTTGCACAACTCAATTACTAGATAGCACCCTGCTTCATTAACCATTTGATTATAACTATTAGTGATCGAAGCTGGACACGATTTCACCATCACCTAATGAATGTTAATAGTTGGAGGATCCGCTGGAGTGCCATCCAAACCAAATTGAACACACAAAAGCACAAAATGAGCTATGGGCTTTTCTTGACTGAGAACACGTTTTTCAGATAACTCCAGGAGGCATTGCAGATGCAAAGGACTGAAGCTTGAGTTTCtcacttttcttttgttctgtCGTACAGGTAGAATAGGCAACATTAGTGTAGGAATTGTTTCCATTCTAGAGTTTACTGGATTTCCTTGGTATACTATATTTTACTGGAATTAATGTGTTGAAGTTGTATAGGCTTCGATTACAGCCGCTTTGGCAACAAACAGGTTGATACTGGGTGGAATTTGGTGTTTTTTAACAGCTCATGCTTTGACCTACCAAAAGTACAAAACGCGTATTTCTGATGACACCTAAGAGCTTATACTGCAATTCCACCAATTTGAGCTACAAAAGAAGTCTCTATCCTTGGCCGAGTCAAATACTTCAAAAGGGAACTAATGATCTTAGCCATGTATGGGGAAAAACTGCAGTTAGAGTGATAGACTTGAAGCCATTAAGTTTCTCATAAATACTATCAGCTAATGGGAAAATCACATATCATTAACTATTGCCCCAAACATACAAAATCTATAGAATGTAACCGTATACTACCAAACTAGTTGCACATTGTGTATTGGGTCAGCCAGCCAATTGGTATTGCCTATACTTTGTCCTggcaaaaatgaccaaaatatgtGCCGACTTCTAGTGTTCTTTTaacacccaaaagaaaaaatctttGTGATGCAACAGAAGGCCATAGTTTTGGTTTCATTCTTACAATCATGACATAAGAATATTATCATTCCTACAACTGTGATATTACAATATCTATCACAGGTGCTGTGTAAGCTGCAGTAGGCAATCTAATATtctaattacaataatgccccgGACTATAGTTTAAAAGGCATTCTACAAACATAAGACCCCAGTACCAATAAACAGGAAAGGGATCCATATTATGGAAGATGAGTAATGTTGGAATTGACACAAAAGGAAGGCGAAATAGTAACAAATGCCTTCCAAAAGGACACGATGAAGTCAGTAGTGGGCAGACCAGTTTGCAGCACTCCCAACTCTTGGCATGTTAGATTCTTTCTTGGTCTCCACATCAACATTGAATGTTGCACCACAAACCTGGCCTGAACTGTCAATCCTGGGCATTGCTTTCAGCTCATTCATAGGGTGCTCGTAACTCCTCAAGCCTCCAGAAGTTGTGAAGAAACACCCTGAAGGTATACAGAAGATAAGAGAACATACAATAAAACTACGTTGAGCTTGTAATGTATGTCTTACTCATTTTATTATACGATCATATACCTTTAGGGAATGGTGCAAAAGATTTTCCACAAGCTTTCTTTACAATCTCCTTATCATCTGACAGAACAAGATGACCTTCAGAATCATTTCCCCAGAAGAAGGGCACACTCCCATCAGCATCCTGTGTCCAGATATTAAATTTTCCCACCAACACAGTTACCAAAGGTCAGTAACAGTAACTCACCAATTTACTAAACACAATACAGTAAATAGAGCTCAGAATGTGATCATAGCAATACaaataaaactgaaaaaacaaaaccacTGATATGTGAAAGTTACTTACAGCAGCAATGAAGGTGGTTTTTGAAGAGCTATCATACAGGACAAAAACAAACTTCCCACCAAGATCTCTCACAACCTGGTTTGCAGGATAAGGCCCTCTGTCTCTTAGAGTTCTATATGCTTCTATTACAATACTGACTTCGTTTGCAGCCTTGTTCAATCCATATTGTTGCTTCAGGAGAGCAATGTTCTCAATGTGCCCTTGGAATAGGCAGAATATGTCATCTACAACAGCGAATAACCTTGCAGAGAAAAAAATGGAGATCAAACTTGATGCTAATTACTAACTAATAgagaaacaaataaagaaatgaAAACAACAAGGTAACGCAATTGTTAGACAGAGGCAGTTAAATTGGAGCAAAAATTCACaacaaaatgaaacaaaatgacATTCTCCTTCAGATCTGGGTTTCTTTACATTGGTTCAGATTGGttctataaacaaaaaaatggttAACTCTGGATTTGGGTTTTATCCACCTTGCCAGAGGACTGTACAGATCCTTTCGGTGCTATTTAGGGACTCcaaaccccaccccccaaaaccCCGAAAAACAAAATCTAGAAAACCGATCAGAAGACAACGAGATCTGTAAAAATTGACAATATCATAACAACGAATCGAACAGGGGTTCTCTAATCCCATTCGTCCGAAGTCCGAATTCTGAAGCAGTCCGAAAAGATTAAACTTTTAAACCATGGCCCGAAAAGTACACCGTCACTCccagaagaagaggacaaaagatTATCTGGATCGATCGTATGTATATAGACATTTAAGATTAATAGATCATAAAAACAGACAAAAGCAcacaaagaaattgaaaaagaagaagaaaatcctGATCTATATAAATTTTTATACCTTGGAAGGAGAGGGTTCTGTTTATCAGTAGTAAAGGCCATGACACCAGCAGAACCAAGATTGATGGTGACGGAAGCCGGATGAACGGATGAGAAATGCTGAGCCAAAAACCCATCTTTGAAAGCAGAAACCGATTCGGAATCAGGGCTCTGCAAGCCTTCAGGACTCTTTGCGATGGATTTGTCAAACACAGCAAGCATTTTTTCGTTTCTAAATTCTAACTTCTCTTACAACTGCAACAAGTAAGAACAGATTTCGATTCACAGCAAAGAACCAAGAGAGATGATGAACAAATGGGCAGCTTCCACGGAGACGCGTCAGAATAGTAAGTGCTAATTGGATGGTTTTGGATAAGTATAGATGCGTAAGTCGTATTAAGTATTTATAAATGGAAAGCTAACCTTGGTGTCTTCTTCATGTCTTGGTGAGGCACACGTTTAGGATCCGCATTTGTTTATGCAATGAGATAAGATTGATAACTGGGCTATGAGTCACGACAAATGGTCTCAAAACCATAGATTTGTAGACCCTTGCAGGACCGTTGATAGCTCGTAACGTGTAGGTGGATGTCGGTTAAGATCCATTTATAAAAATCCATGGGTGGGGTCCATCACATGCTGCTGACAACTCATTGAGTGTACGGTAAATACTATTTTGCTTTTCGTGTCGGTTCTTGTGCTTGTGAGGAGGGGAGCATCCATCTAATGTAATGCTTATCCGAATCTGATTCTGATCTGACGTGTAAAACCTCACCCCGTTATGTTGTTGAGGTTTACCGTTTGAAGGAGATAAAAAGGTTATCCCGTTACTGGAAGTTTCTAAGAAAAGTTTCTAAGAAAGTTACCCAGTGTTTACCCGGCAattttgttgctgttgttgtcaCGTTCTGATTGGTGCGACGGAATACAAATTCCGCGGCGACACTAAACGGCTCATTTGGAAAAAGGAGTCTCGTCTTGACTATTGACCCATCAACTTATGAACAGGAGACGCGTGTCCTACTAATTTTATCTGTTTTTTAGTGCGGGGTTTCTTCATTAGATactaatcaaaataaataaataaataattttccagACCGGTACAGGCTGATATTGGACCAATTCAGACCGATATTATCTGATACCGATTCTTAGCTGATAAAGGGCCTATCCGGTGTCCGATCCTAAGAAGTG includes these proteins:
- the LOC122642803 gene encoding meiotic recombination protein DMC1 homolog, yielding MIELKSEEQNQLQLVEREEFDDEEELFEAIDKLISQGINAGDIKKLQDAGIYTCNGLMMHTKKSLTGIKGLSEAKVDKICEAAEKMVNIGYMTGSDVLLRRKSVVRITTGSQALDDLLGGGIETLQITEAFGEFRSGKTQLAHTLCVSTQLPLNMRGGNGKVAYIDTEGTFRPDRIVPIAERFGMDAGAVLDNIIYARAYTYEHQYNLLLGLASKMAEEPFRLLIVDSIIALFRVDFTGRGELAERQQKLAQMLSRLTKIAEEFNVAVYMTNQVIADPGGGVFISDPKKPAGGHVLAHAATVRLMFRKGKGEQRVCKVYDAPNLPEAEAVFQITPGGIADAKD
- the LOC122641471 gene encoding stem-specific protein TSJT1 — encoded protein: MLAVFDKSIAKSPEGLQSPDSESVSAFKDGFLAQHFSSVHPASVTINLGSAGVMAFTTDKQNPLLPRLFAVVDDIFCLFQGHIENIALLKQQYGLNKAANEVSIVIEAYRTLRDRGPYPANQVVRDLGGKFVFVLYDSSSKTTFIAADADGSVPFFWGNDSEGHLVLSDDKEIVKKACGKSFAPFPKGCFFTTSGGLRSYEHPMNELKAMPRIDSSGQVCGATFNVDVETKKESNMPRVGSAANWSAHY